The Armatimonadota bacterium region GGGACCGCGGCGGCCACGATCCCCAGATATGCCCGCCGCACCCGGCCATAGCGGATGAGCTGGGCGGCCACCCACTTCGCGGTGTTCACGGGGATGGCGAAACACAGGCCCTGGGACCCCGCGATCACCGCGGTGTTGATCCCCACCACCTCTCCCCGGGCGTTCACGAGCGGCCCTCCGGAGTTCCCGGGATTGAGGGCCGCGTCCGTCTGGATCACGTTCTCGATGAGCCGGCCCGTCTCCGAACGCAGGGTTCGGCCCAGGGCGCTCACCACGCCCGCGGTGACCGTGGCGGAGAACCCCAGGGGATTCCCGATGGCGATCACCAGCTGGCCCACCCGGAGCCGGGTGGAGTCCCCGAGGGCCGCGGCGGGAAGCCCGCTCTGCGGCAGCTGCAGCACCGCCAGGTCCGTGTGGGGATCCTCTCCCACCACCCGGGCCGTGAGCTCGCGTCCGTCCACGAGGCGCACCTCGATGCGGTCCGCACCCCGCACCACGTGGCTGTTGGTGAGCACGTACCCATCCGGGGTGAGGATCACCCCGCTTCCGATCCCCCGTACCTCCGGGAGCCCCCGCCGGCGCAGGGCTTCCGGCGCCCGCCGCACAAGCCCCACGCTCACCACCGCGGGCCCCACCCGCTCCACGGCCTCCACCACCGCCCGGGAGTACGCGTCCAGGACCTCCTCCTCAGCACGTCCGGGCGAGGTGCCTTGGCGTCCACCGGCTTCTTCTGAGGCGAGCCAACGCCACTCCACGGTCTCCCTCCAGGTCCCGTCGAGCCCACAAACGCCCCGGAGACCCGGGGAATTCCCCCACGGGGCCGTCCCGGAGGTATCCTCAAGGGGAGACCCGGAAGGAGGCGGCCATGGCCATCCTGTGCGATCTCCACCTGCACTCGAAGTACAGCCGGGCCACCAGCCGCGACATGGACGTGGAGAACCTGAGCCTCTGGGCCCGGCGGAAGGGGATCCAGGTGGTGGGTACCGGCGATTTCACGCACCCCCTTTGGCTCCGGGAGCTGCGCGGCAAACTGCGGCCCGTGGAGGATGGGCTGTACGAATACCGGGGGACGCGGTTCCTCCTCACCGTGGAGGTGAGCAGCATCTATCCCCAGGACGGGAAGCTGCGCAAGGTGCACGTCCTCCTCCTGAGTCCGTCCTTCGAGGTCTGCGACCGGATCAACGCGGTGCTGGGCCGGTTCGGGAACCTGGGAGCAGACGGACGCCCCACCCTGACGCTCAGCTGTGCGAAGCTGGTGGAGTACGTGATGGAGATCTCGCCCCGGTGCCTGGTGATCCCCGCCCACGCGTGGACCCCGTGGTTCTCCGTGTTCGGGTCCCAGTCCGGCTTTGATTCCCTGGAGGAGTGCTTCCAGGACCAGCTGCGGCACGTGCGGGCCATCGAGACCGGGCTGTCGAGCGATCCGCCCATGAACTGGCGGATCTCCTGGCTCGACGGGATCACCCTGGTCTCCTTCAGCGACGCCCACTCCCCCACCAAGCTCGGCCGGGAGGCCACGGCCCTGCAGGCGGACCTGAGCTACGACGGGATCGTGGAGGCCATCCGCACGGGCCGGGTGGCCTACACCATCGAGTTCTTCCCGGAGGAGGGGAAGTACCACTACGACGGCCACCGCGCCTGTGAGGTTCGGCTGCACCCTCGCGAGACCCGCGCGCTGCAGGGCCGGTGCCCGAAGTGCGGGCGGCCCGTCACCGTAGGCGTGCTGCACCGGGTGGAGTCCCTGGCGGACCGGCCGGAGGGGGAGGCCCCTTCCGGGCGACCTCCCTACCGCAACCTCATCCCCCTGGAGGAGATCCTGGCGGAGGCCCTGGGCCAGGGGGTGGGGACCGTGCGGGTGCGGGAGGAATACCTGAAGCTCGTGGAGCGGCTCGGGGGGGAGTTCGCGGTGCTCACGGACGTGCCGCTGGAGGAGCTGCGTCGGATCACGCACCCCCGGGTGGTGGAGGGGATCCGGCGCATGCGCGCGGGACAGGTACACATCGAACCGGGGTACGACGGGGAGTTCGGCCGCATCCACCTGTTCCCGGAGGCCCAGGACGCGTCCCGGGAGAGGGGAAGCGGAGAGAGCGCGCAGATGAGCCTCTTCTAGCCGTGCGGGATCCCGAACCCGTCGAGGGCGCCGTGGTCCTCCATCGGGGCCGGGAACAGCGGATCCTCCCGGGGCACCTCTGGGTGTACGAGGGGGAGGTGGCGGAGGTGCGGGGGAACCCCGCCCCTGGGGCCCTGGTGGACGTCCTCACCTCCCGGGGTGCCTTCTGCGGGCGGGGGTTCTACAATCCCCACAGCAAGATCCGGGTTCGCATCCTCACGTTCGAGGAAGAACCGATCGGCCCCGACTTCTTCGCCCGCCGCATCGGCCAAGCCCTGGCGCTGCGGGAGCGGGTGGTCCGGGGGACCACCGCCTACCGGGTGGTGTACGCGGAGGGAGACCTTCTCCCCGGGCTCATCGTGGATCGGTACGGGGATCTGCTGGTCATGCAGACCCTGGCGTTCGGGACGGACGCCCGCAAGGAGCTGCTGGCGGACCTCCTCCTGGAGCAGACGGGGGCCCGGGTGGTGTACCTGCGCAACGACCCGGGGGTGCGGTCCCTGGAGGGCCTGCCCCGCCACCAGGGGTTCCTGCGGGGAGAGGCCCCGACCCGGGTGGAGATCGGTGAGGGAGAGGCCCGGTTCCTGGTGGACGTGGCCAGCGGGCAGAAGACGGGGTGGTTCTGCGACCAGCGGGAGAACCGTCTGAGCTGCGCCCCCCTGGCCCGGGACGCGGACGTCCTGGAGGTGTTCTCCTACACCGGGGCCTTCGGGATCCACGCGGCCCTGCACGGGGCCCGGTCGGTGCTGGGGATGGATGTGAGCGAGACGGCCATCGCCCTCGCCCGGGAGAACGCCCGGCTCAACGGCGTACCGGACCGGTGCCGGTACGAGGTGGCGGACGCCTTCGAGGCCCTCCGGGCCCTGGAGGGGGAGGGTGCCCGGTTCGACCTCGTGATCCTGGACCCCCCCGCCTTCGCCCGGCGGAAGGAGGCGGTCCGCCGGGCACTGGCGGGCTACAAGGAGATCAACCTCCGGGCCCTCAAGCTCCTGCGGCCCGGCGGGTATCTGGTGAGCTGCTCCTGCTCTTCCTTCGTGGACGAGGGAATGCTGTGGCAGGTGATCCTGGAGGCCGCCCGGGACGCGGGCCAGCGGGTGCGCCTGCTGGAGTTCCGGGGGCAGGCCCGGGATCACCCCATGCTGGGGGCCATGCCGGAGACCCGCTACCTCAAGTGCTTCGTGCTCCAGACGGTATAATTCCGTTGGAAGGAGCGAGCCTCCACGTGCCGATGCCGTGGCGCGCGAAGTGGTCCGGGAGGGGGGAAAGAGGAATCCCTCCTCCCGTCGTTTTCCCTGGGGACGATGGGTACACATCTCCACGAGGGAGGGGTTGAGTTGTCGTCGGCCCGCCTGGCACCGCTGAGCCCGCAAGGGCGGGAGCGGCGGATTCCCGCCCGGTCCATCCAGATCACGGATAACCTCGACCTGCTGCTCGCGGTCCTTCCCCCTCACATCCGGGAGGCCGTGGAGCGCAAGCCCTACCGGGACAGCCTCATCGAGGTGGTGATGGATCTGGGTCGGGTGCCCGAGGCCCGGTACCCGGGTGGGGCAGAGCCCCTCGGCAAGGAGCCCGTGACCCGCGCGGACATCCACTACGTGGTGGAGCGGGTGGGAACCTTCGGAAAGGACAACCGGGCCGGCATCAGCGGGACCCTGCACCGGATCTCCGCCATCCGGAACCGGCTGGGGGAGATCGTGGGGCTCACCTGTCGGGTGGGCCGGGCGGTGTTCGGGACCGTGGACATCGTGCGGGACGTGATCGAATCCGGGAAGTCCATCCTGCTCCTGGGCCGGCCGGGCGTGGGCAAGACCACCCTCCTGCGGGAAGCGGCCCGCGTGCTGGCGGACGAACTCGGGAAGC contains the following coding sequences:
- a CDS encoding trypsin-like peptidase domain-containing protein is translated as MEWRWLASEEAGGRQGTSPGRAEEEVLDAYSRAVVEAVERVGPAVVSVGLVRRAPEALRRRGLPEVRGIGSGVILTPDGYVLTNSHVVRGADRIEVRLVDGRELTARVVGEDPHTDLAVLQLPQSGLPAAALGDSTRLRVGQLVIAIGNPLGFSATVTAGVVSALGRTLRSETGRLIENVIQTDAALNPGNSGGPLVNARGEVVGINTAVIAGSQGLCFAIPVNTAKWVAAQLIRYGRVRRAYLGIVAAAVPVDRGLAVRHRLDASTAVRVVEVQPGSAAERAGLRPGDLLVALQDRPVYNLDDLQAVLGQHPPGVPLVVHVIREGRRFALEAVPAELVDDL
- a CDS encoding endonuclease Q family protein, which translates into the protein MAILCDLHLHSKYSRATSRDMDVENLSLWARRKGIQVVGTGDFTHPLWLRELRGKLRPVEDGLYEYRGTRFLLTVEVSSIYPQDGKLRKVHVLLLSPSFEVCDRINAVLGRFGNLGADGRPTLTLSCAKLVEYVMEISPRCLVIPAHAWTPWFSVFGSQSGFDSLEECFQDQLRHVRAIETGLSSDPPMNWRISWLDGITLVSFSDAHSPTKLGREATALQADLSYDGIVEAIRTGRVAYTIEFFPEEGKYHYDGHRACEVRLHPRETRALQGRCPKCGRPVTVGVLHRVESLADRPEGEAPSGRPPYRNLIPLEEILAEALGQGVGTVRVREEYLKLVERLGGEFAVLTDVPLEELRRITHPRVVEGIRRMRAGQVHIEPGYDGEFGRIHLFPEAQDASRERGSGESAQMSLF
- a CDS encoding class I SAM-dependent rRNA methyltransferase, whose product is MRDPEPVEGAVVLHRGREQRILPGHLWVYEGEVAEVRGNPAPGALVDVLTSRGAFCGRGFYNPHSKIRVRILTFEEEPIGPDFFARRIGQALALRERVVRGTTAYRVVYAEGDLLPGLIVDRYGDLLVMQTLAFGTDARKELLADLLLEQTGARVVYLRNDPGVRSLEGLPRHQGFLRGEAPTRVEIGEGEARFLVDVASGQKTGWFCDQRENRLSCAPLARDADVLEVFSYTGAFGIHAALHGARSVLGMDVSETAIALARENARLNGVPDRCRYEVADAFEALRALEGEGARFDLVILDPPAFARRKEAVRRALAGYKEINLRALKLLRPGGYLVSCSCSSFVDEGMLWQVILEAARDAGQRVRLLEFRGQARDHPMLGAMPETRYLKCFVLQTV